From one Nonomuraea polychroma genomic stretch:
- a CDS encoding ROK family transcriptional regulator, with product MTELGPGDASLLRKVNTQVTLKALRRAGVATLTQLSRITGLSRQTVEAVLDELAARGYVREVPPDEGVMGRPARRFAFRADAGHVVGVEVGGDGIVVALADLNGEVIAWRRAAVSVDAAAPERLEAARRTSLACVDDAGVARRQVWAVAAGTPGIVDRTGRVSLSLTLPGWTGVDLAGLAGRWFGGAALAANDANLAALAEHWRGSAQHASDVVYVLTGHRTGAGILIDGRLHTGRGGAAGEIGTLRQVGWEDAARELVKEAPASVVFEAALGGDREAARRVDHYAEKLAIGASALALAVDPELLVLGGGHARAGEVLLEPLRRHLAELCVSVPEVVVSTFGDEGVALGAVRLALDHVEREVLGI from the coding sequence GTGACCGAGCTCGGGCCGGGTGACGCGTCGCTGCTGCGGAAGGTGAACACCCAGGTCACGCTCAAGGCCCTGCGGCGCGCGGGCGTGGCCACGCTGACGCAGCTCAGCCGCATCACCGGGCTGTCCAGGCAGACGGTGGAAGCGGTGCTCGACGAGCTGGCCGCGCGCGGCTACGTCAGGGAGGTTCCGCCGGACGAGGGCGTGATGGGGCGGCCCGCGCGGCGGTTCGCCTTCCGAGCCGACGCCGGCCACGTCGTGGGCGTGGAGGTCGGCGGGGACGGCATCGTGGTGGCGCTGGCCGATCTCAACGGCGAGGTGATCGCCTGGCGGCGGGCCGCCGTCTCCGTCGACGCCGCCGCCCCCGAACGGCTGGAGGCGGCCAGGCGTACGTCGCTGGCCTGCGTGGACGACGCGGGCGTGGCACGCAGGCAGGTGTGGGCGGTGGCGGCCGGCACCCCCGGCATCGTTGACCGCACCGGGCGGGTGTCACTGTCGCTCACGTTGCCGGGCTGGACCGGGGTGGACCTGGCGGGGCTGGCCGGGCGCTGGTTCGGCGGCGCCGCGCTGGCCGCCAACGACGCCAACCTCGCCGCGCTCGCCGAGCACTGGCGCGGCAGCGCGCAGCACGCCTCCGACGTCGTGTACGTCCTGACGGGCCACCGCACGGGCGCCGGCATCCTGATCGACGGCCGCCTGCATACGGGACGCGGCGGGGCCGCCGGCGAGATCGGCACGCTGCGCCAGGTCGGCTGGGAGGACGCCGCCCGCGAGCTGGTGAAGGAGGCCCCGGCGTCAGTGGTGTTCGAGGCGGCGCTCGGCGGCGATCGCGAAGCCGCGCGCCGGGTGGACCACTACGCGGAGAAGCTCGCCATCGGCGCCTCCGCGCTCGCCCTGGCCGTCGACCCCGAGCTGCTGGTGCTCGGCGGCGGACACGCGCGGGCCGGCGAGGTATTGCTCGAACCGCTCCGGCGGCACCTGGCCGAGTTGTGCGTGAGCGTGCCCGAGGTGGTCGTGTCCACCTTCGGGGACGAGGGGGTGGCGCTGGGCGCGGTACGCCTCGCGCTCGATCATGTGGAGCGGGAGGTCCTCGGGATCTAG
- a CDS encoding TetR/AcrR family transcriptional regulator has product MMTTADDTRSRILAAARELFAERGYAATSLADIAAAVGLTKTAVAYHFHPKDRLAAELLSPAADEMLALLGTDYADRAELVEALVAFSVRYRSVIRLFMEDLSADDAVSPGSKRETVKTFRDEIHARLVGDDPAPEARVKSWALLGALLWGVVRTMDLPEDQVRAVLLESCRAF; this is encoded by the coding sequence ATGATGACCACAGCCGACGACACCCGCAGCCGCATCCTGGCCGCGGCGAGAGAGCTGTTCGCCGAACGCGGCTACGCGGCCACGTCGCTGGCCGACATCGCCGCCGCCGTCGGCCTGACCAAGACCGCCGTCGCCTACCACTTCCATCCGAAGGACCGCCTGGCCGCCGAACTGCTCTCGCCGGCCGCGGACGAGATGCTGGCGTTGCTCGGCACGGACTACGCGGACCGGGCGGAGTTGGTCGAGGCCCTGGTCGCCTTCTCGGTGCGCTACCGCTCCGTGATCCGGCTGTTCATGGAGGACCTGTCCGCGGACGACGCGGTCTCGCCGGGCTCGAAACGGGAGACGGTCAAGACGTTCAGGGACGAGATCCACGCCAGGCTCGTGGGTGACGATCCCGCCCCGGAGGCCAGGGTCAAGAGCTGGGCGTTGCTCGGCGCGCTGCTGTGGGGCGTGGTCAGGACCATGGACCTGCCGGAGGACCAGGTGCGTGCCGTGCTCCTCGAGTCCTGCCGCGCCTTCTAG